From Stigmatopora nigra isolate UIUO_SnigA chromosome 5, RoL_Snig_1.1, whole genome shotgun sequence, a single genomic window includes:
- the nr2c2ap gene encoding nuclear receptor 2C2-associated protein: MLTAECAKTLMAASLICGDTQYRVSSVLNRDVKQFGKKFMFDSNEETCWNSDQGDCQWLILDFPQSVRASELKVQFQGGFSAKTCRMEGCSGDENFRLISHFYPEDNNSLQCFPIQEAGTVDRVKITFENSADFFGRIVVYSLDILGEKYT, from the exons ATGTTGACGGCAGAATGTGCCAAAACCCTAATGGCTGCTTCCTTGATATGCGGGGATACTCAATACAG AGTGAGTTCAGTCTTAAACAGAGATGTGAAGCAGTTTGGGAAGAAGTTCATGTTTGACAGCAACGAGGAGACATGCTGGAATTCAGACCAG GGTGACTGTCAATGGCTGATTCTGGATTTCCCCCAGTCAGTTAGAGCATCCGAGTTAAAAGTTCAATTCCAGGGAGGTTTCTCGGCCAAAACATGCAGGATGGAAG GTTGTTCAGGAGATGAAAATTTCAGACTCATCAGTCATTTTTACCCAGAAGACAACAACTCTCTTCAG TGTTTTCCCATACAGGAGGCGGGAACTGTGGACAGAGTAAAAATAACGTTTGAGAACAGCGCCGACTTTTTCGGGAGAATTGTTGTTTATTCTTTGGACATCCTGGGGGAGAAATACACATGA
- the rfxank gene encoding DNA-binding protein RFXANK isoform X2, whose translation MLMDHNRNNHPSRAESLACRENADVDEDGLSNYSNTLTNRQRGNEVNVRPAKLDSLSIHQLAAQGEVLQVAVQLSKDGGLVSKQDDQGYTPLMWAAAFGEKTVVDLLLEKGADPKIVGKAQENALTLASSGGYVDIVEALLRRGVDVDTYDLNGGTPILYAVRGNHVKSKGADITIESDSGYSAMALAVALGYQKVQKVLEDHILRLYKTAH comes from the exons aTGCTGATGGATCACAACAGAAACAATCACCCATCACGTGCAGAATCTTTAGCGTGCAGAG AGAATGCTGATGTGGACGAAGACGGTCTGTCCAATTATTCAAACACGCTCACCAACAGGCAGCGCGGCAATGAAGTTAACGTGCGCCCTGCAAAGTTAGATT CATTGTCCATCCACCAGCTTGCCGCCCAGGGTGAGGTATTACAAGTGGCAGTGCAACTAAGTAAAG ACGGAGGTCTGGTAAGCAAACAAGATGACCAAGGCTACACTCCTCTTATGTGGGCGGCAGCATTTGGAGAGAAAACAGTGGTGGACTTGCTTTTAGAAAAG GGAGCAGACCCTAAAATAGTTGGAAAAGCCCAAGAAAATGCGTTGACGCTGGCCAGTTCCGGAGGCTACGTGGATATCGTCGAGGCTCTTCTCAGACGTGGGGTTGATGTCGACACTTATGACTTG AATGGAGGGACGCCGATCCTGTATGCAGTTCGAGGAAATCATGTTAAAT CCAAAGGAGCTGACATCACAATAGAGTCTGATTCAGGTTACAGTGCAATGGCTTTGGCTGTTGCCCTCGGGTACCAAAAAG TTCAAAAAGTGTTGGAGGACCATATCTTGAGACTCTACAAAACAGCGCATTGA
- the rfxank gene encoding DNA-binding protein RFXANK isoform X1: protein MLMDHNRNNHPSRAESLACRENADVDEDGLSNYSNTLTNRQRGNEVNVRPAKLDSLSIHQLAAQGEVLQVAVQLSKDGGLVSKQDDQGYTPLMWAAAFGEKTVVDLLLEKGADPKIVGKAQENALTLASSGGYVDIVEALLRRGVDVDTYDLNGGTPILYAVRGNHVKCVKVLLAKGADITIESDSGYSAMALAVALGYQKVQKVLEDHILRLYKTAH, encoded by the exons aTGCTGATGGATCACAACAGAAACAATCACCCATCACGTGCAGAATCTTTAGCGTGCAGAG AGAATGCTGATGTGGACGAAGACGGTCTGTCCAATTATTCAAACACGCTCACCAACAGGCAGCGCGGCAATGAAGTTAACGTGCGCCCTGCAAAGTTAGATT CATTGTCCATCCACCAGCTTGCCGCCCAGGGTGAGGTATTACAAGTGGCAGTGCAACTAAGTAAAG ACGGAGGTCTGGTAAGCAAACAAGATGACCAAGGCTACACTCCTCTTATGTGGGCGGCAGCATTTGGAGAGAAAACAGTGGTGGACTTGCTTTTAGAAAAG GGAGCAGACCCTAAAATAGTTGGAAAAGCCCAAGAAAATGCGTTGACGCTGGCCAGTTCCGGAGGCTACGTGGATATCGTCGAGGCTCTTCTCAGACGTGGGGTTGATGTCGACACTTATGACTTG AATGGAGGGACGCCGATCCTGTATGCAGTTCGAGGAAATCATGTTAAATGTGTGAAAGTACTCTTGG CCAAAGGAGCTGACATCACAATAGAGTCTGATTCAGGTTACAGTGCAATGGCTTTGGCTGTTGCCCTCGGGTACCAAAAAG TTCAAAAAGTGTTGGAGGACCATATCTTGAGACTCTACAAAACAGCGCATTGA
- the borcs8 gene encoding BLOC-1-related complex subunit 8 → MEDQEMQLKVRRVSDKFTESMYVLANEPSVALYRLQEHVRRSLPELVQHKTDMQSWEEQSQGAIYSVEYACSAVRSMANSSVYFKNIDGLLRQAISMKEQMCSSQGRR, encoded by the exons atggAAGACCAAGAGATGCAACTCAAAGTCCGACGGG TGAGCGACAAATTCACAGAAAGCATGTACGTTTTGGCAAACGAGCCATCCGTGGCTCTATACAGACTCCAGGAGCATGTCAGGAGGTCATTACCTGAACTGGTGCAGCATAAG ACAGACATGCAGAGCTGGGAGGAGCAGAGCCAAGGAGCCATCTATTCAGTCGAATACGCATGCAG TGCGGTGAGAAGCATGGCAAACAGTAGCGTTTATTTCAAGAATATCGACGGCCTCCTGCGGCAAGCCATCAGCATGAAGGAGCAGATGTGCAGCTCACAAGGACGCAGGTAA
- the tmem221 gene encoding transmembrane protein 221, with amino-acid sequence MSHSYSQRSVVILSLLGILSAMMCLLSVLLIFQLQEQQTAKKEEEEETPSVVPQRVRPFLSPVSTILSALSVTLNLSSVVVCLLHGYFSVEGCRGEQEAERADWFLLDSRAVRHVAIGLFCLGVSVYFAAMSIFMLLVFEAETGIASACVLACGILILLMVVIHSLVRFSQAAKRGRDDHLENLFRSERRFSNDSPVSWPCELKIGVDKLRVPRRPSYFQHHMSLTPSSSPRHQRQHHLQEEYGPAVEEMQGHSGVVDGDSAPRSHRSLSSDSVFLKSKPWNGVNNEMRSVLARKSGNPAKDSTLV; translated from the exons atgtcacactcTTACAGTCAGCGGTCCGTCGTCATCCTGTCACTTTTGGGGATCCTATCCGCCATGATGTGCCTGTTATCGGTCCTTCTGATCTTCCAGCTGCAAGAACAACAAACAgccaagaaggaggaggaggaggagacccCCTCGGTTGTACCTCAACGAGTCCGACCGTTTCTGTCACCGGTGTCCACGATACTCTCGGCCTTGTCGGTGACCCTGAACCTGAGTTcggtggttgtttgtcttctccaCGGCTACTTTTCCGTCGAGGGGTGCCGAGGAGAGCAGGAGGCTGAAAG AGCAGACTGGTTCCTGTTGGACAGTCGAGCTGTGCGACATGTAGCCATCGGACTGTTCTGCTTGGGGGTTTCTGTCTATTTCGCAG CTATGTCCATTTTCATGCTCCTGGTTTTTGAGGCAGAGACAGGAATTGCCAGCGCTTGCGTTCTAGCCTGTGGCATCTTAATTCTCCTGATGGTGGTCATCCACTCTCTGGTCAGGTTCTCCCAAGCGGCTAAACGTGGCCGAGACGACCACCTGGAAAATCTCTTTCGCAGCGAACGTAGATTCAGCAACGACAGTCCCGTGTCTTGGCCCTGCGAGCTTAAAATCGGCGTGGACAAACTACGAGTGCCTCGCAGGCCTTCGTACTTTCAGCATCACATGTCGCTCACGCCGTCAAGTAGCCCCAGACACCAACGGCAGCATCATCTGCAGGAGGAGTACGGCCCCGCGGTGGAGGAAATGCAAGGCCACTCGGGCGTCGTGGACGGCGACAGCGCACCTCGCTCGCATAGGAGCTTATCGTCGGACTCTGTTTTTCTTAAAAGCAAACCATGGAATGGTGTCAACAACGAGATGAGAAGCGTCCTGGCGCGCAAGTCGGGGAATCCGGCTAAAGACTCGACGCTTGTGTGA
- the mef2b gene encoding myocyte-specific enhancer factor 2B, whose protein sequence is MGRKKIQISRIRDQRNRQVTFTKRKFGLMKKAYELSVLCDCEIALIIFNSTNRLFQYASTDMDKVLLKYTEYSEPHESRTNMDILETLRRKGLDLDNSELDAEQSVQVTGHRYQYGDGVEVSSGRQRLYAPSLRTPEPQFLTSESIFPVSSGPALATHRPPAPPAAHASFMPQHSGIGYSVFSHMSRGLEPKTPPPPSSLTLPGDVTEQRSRAAPNLAVNRGVLYQTGLHGAVGKGGLLGHTLAGHGFASPGACDYSQPSFYHSVSLQRGSGNAWQNQLHGHHISQGMSTGTCSFPSPSFSSTLTSSPHLNLHIKSERISPQQHTVSPASSPPHGFGQDRSPVSGSSSARHSPSEASLKTFSRDREDGAMGGQSYKGWPR, encoded by the exons ATGGgtagaaagaaaatacaaatatctCGCATTCGGGACCAGAGGAACCGACAG GTTACGTTCACCAAACGCAAATTTGGCTTAATGAAGAAGGCATACGAGCTGAGTGTGCTCTGCGACTGCGAGATCGCACTCATCATCTTTAACAGCACCAATCGCCTATTCCAGTACGCCAGCACCGACATGGACAAAGTGCTGCTCAAATACACAGAGTACAGCGAGCCCCACGAGAGTCGCACTAACATGGACATACTCGAG ACTCTCAGGAGGAAAGGGCTCGATCTGGACAACTCGGAGCTTGATGCCGAACAGAGCGTGCAAGTGACTGGTCACAGATATCAATATGGTGACGGTGTGGAAGTGTCCTCAGGCCGCCAACGCCTTTAT GCTCCTTCTCTGCGTACTCCAGAACCCCAATTCCTGACGTCTGAGAGTATCTTCCCTGTCTCATCCGGACCCGCTTTGGCCACTCACCGACCCCCGGCTCCACCAGCGGCTCATGCCTCTTTCATGCCTCAGCACTCAG GTATCGGCTACTCCGTCTTCTCCCACATGAGTCGAGGGCTCGAACCTAAGACCCCTCCTCCGCCATCTTCTCTGACCCTGCCGGGGGACGTGACTGAACAGCGCTCACGTGCAGCCCCCAACCTCGCCGTAAACCGAGGAGTCTTGTACCAGACGGGCTTGCATGGTGCCGTGGGAAAAGGTGGTCTTCTAGGCCATACACTGGCGGGTCATGGTTTCGCCTCCCCTGGAGCCTGTG actaTAGCCAACCGAGTTTCTATCATTCTGTAAGTTTGCAGCGAGGGTCGGGAAATGCTTGGCAAAATCAACTCCATGGCCATCATATAAGTCAAGG GATGTCAACGGGGACATGCTCTTTCCCCTCACCTTCTTTCTCTTCTACTTTGACAAGTTCTCCTCACCTCAATTTGCATATCAAGTCTGAGCGCATATCCCCTCAGCAGCACACTGTCTCCCCCGCGTCCTCACCTCCACATGGCTTCGGGCAGGACAGGTCACCTGTGAGTGGGTCCAGTTCAGCTCGCCATAGCCCCTCTGAAGCTAGCCTGAAGACATTCTCACGGGACCGAGAGGATGGAGCGATGGGGGGCCAATCATACAAAGGATGGCCAAGATAG
- the mrpl54 gene encoding large ribosomal subunit protein mL54 has product MSCYTLFRIGLQIRHLANNTSLVILRRSNALNKLQTCGYAKKVAVKGKGKGMVKEELKGPEVCNDPVRLTSYAVGANIYKQGEDPKLKPDEEYPDWLYNLNLDGPYKLHELEEENMEYWKRLRKENIWRHNKLHKGKKF; this is encoded by the exons atgtCCTGTTATACTTTATTCAGAATCGGATTACAAATCAGACACCTTGCAAACAATACCTCACTCGTCATCCTTCGCAGAAGTAACGCGTTGAACAAATTACAAACGTGCGGATATGCGAAAAAAGTGG CTGTCAAAGGTAAAGGAAAGGGGATGGTTAAAGAGGAATTAAAAGGACCAGAGGTGTGTAACGATCCAGTCAGGCTGACTTCTTATGCTGTGGGGGCAAACATATATAAACAAGGAGAAGATCCCAAACTCAAACCCGATGAAGAATACCCAGATTG gcTTTATAATTTGAACCTGGATGGACCCTACAAGCTACACGAATTAGAGGAAGAAAATATGGAGTACTGGAAGCGTCTACGAAAGGAAAATATTTGGCGTCATAATAAATTGCATAAAGGGAAGAAATTTTAG
- the fam32a gene encoding protein FAM32A-like has translation MSDYEHVQKSALKFKGTGSISAGKKKKKKDKESKHRMEQLATSQNDDEVKAKRAYIDKRTPAQIAFDKMQEKRQMERILNKASKTHKHRVEDFNRHLDNLTEHYDIPKVSWTK, from the exons ATGTCGGACTACGAACACGTTCAGAAAAGTGCCCTCAAATTTAAGGGCACGGGAAGCATTTCTGCTGGTAAAAA gaaaaagaagaaggacaAGGAAAGCAAGCATCGCATGGAgcaactggcgaccagtcagaATGACGATGAAGTGAAAGCCAAACGGGCGTACATTGACAAAAGGACGCCGGCGCAAATCGCCTTTGACAAGATGCAAGAGAAAAGG CAAATGGAGAGAATTTTGAACAAAGCTTCCAAGACTCACAAGCATCGAGTGGAG GACTTCAATCGGCACTTGGACAACCTGACAGAACATTATGATATTCCTAAAGTCAGCTGGACCAAATAA
- the fh gene encoding fumarate hydratase, mitochondrial: MTSLDAFDSNRDLLFFTSTDCATMLRPFLRAQQLKCNLRTLPSVQADCKFSNPRRMASSDFRIERDTFGELKVPADKYYGAQTVRSTMNFKIGGPSERMPLPLIHAFGILKKAAAEVNQEYGLEPKIANAICQAADEVAAGKLDEHFPLVVWQTGSGTQTNMNVNEVISNRAIELLGGQLGSKDPVHPNDHVNKSQSSNDTFPTAMHIAAAMEVHRVLLPGLQTLHDALETKAEEFKDIIKIGRTHTQDAVPLSLGQEFSGYVQQVKYSVERVQAALPRVYELAAGGTAVGTGLNTRVGFAEKVAAAVSTLTGLPFVTAANKFEALAAHDALVQLSGALNTVAVSTMKIANDVRFLGSGPRSGLGELILPENEPGSSIMPGKVNPTQCEALTMVAAQVMGNHVAVSVGGSNGHFELNVFKPMIAKNVLSSARLLGDASVSFAVNCVAGIRANRERIDKLMNESLMLVTALNPHIGYDKAAAIAKTAHKKGSTLKAVAVELGYLTEEQFDQWVKPAEMLGPK; this comes from the exons ATGACAAGCCTCGATGCGTTTGACAGCAATCGTGACCTCCTCTTCTTCACCTCTACTGACTGTGCAACCATGCTTCGCCCCTTTCTACGCGCCCAGCAACTAAAGTGCAACTTACGCACTTTGCCGAGTGTCCAAGCCGACTGCAAATTCTCAAACCCTCGCAGAATGGCCAGCTCTGATTTCCGGATCGAGCGGGACACGTTCGGTGAGCTCAAGGTCCCGGCGGACAAGTACTACGGCGCCCAGACCGTCAGATCCACCATGAACTTCAAGATCGGTGGGCCATCGGAGCGAATGCCGCTGCCGCTCATCCACGCCTTCGGAATCCTGAAGAAAGCGGCGGCTGAAGTGAACCAGGAGTACGGCCTGGAGCCAAAGATCGCCAACGCTATCTGTCAAGCGGCCGACGAGGTGGCGGCTGGGAAGCTGGACGAGCATTTCCCTCTGGTGGTGTGGCAGACCGGCTCGGGAACTCAAACCAACATGAACGTCAATGAGGTGATCAGCAACCGAGCCATCGAGCTTCTCGGTGGACAACTGGGCTCCAAAGATCCGGTCCACCCCAACGACCATGTCAATAAAAGCCAAAGTTCCAACGACACTTTCCCCACGGCCATGCATATCGCCGCCGCCATGGAGGTCCACCGGGTTCTTCTGCCGGGTCTGCAGACTTTGCACGACGCACTGGAAACCAAG GCAGAGGAGTTCAAGGACATCATCAAAATCGGCCGAACGCACACACAGGACGCTGTGCCGCTCTCCCTCGGCCAGGAGTTCAGTGGCTACGTGCAGCAGGTCAAGTACAGTGTCGAGCGAGTCCAGGCGGCCTTGCCGCGGGTGTACGAGCTCGCCGCCGGTGGCACGGCTGTCGGCACGGGCCTCAACACGCGCGTGGGCTTCGCCGAAAAAGTGGCAGCAGCCGTGTCCACCCTGACCGGGCTGCCATTTGTGACAGCGGCCAACAAGTTCGAGGCATTAGCAGCGCATGACGCCCTGGTGCAACTGAGCGGTGCCCTCAACACAGTGGCGGTGAGCACCATGAAGATTGCCAACGACGTGCGTTTTCTGGGCTCGGGTCCACGCTCCGGCTTGGGCGAGCTCATCCTGCCCGAGAACGAGCCGGGTTCCAGCATCATGCCCGGGAAGGTCAACCCCACGCAATGTGAGGCTTTGACCATGGTGGCCGCCCAGGTGATGGGTAACCACGTGGCGGTTAGCGTGGGTGGCAGCAACGGCCATTTTGAGCTCAACGTCTTCAAGCCCATGATTGCCAAGAACGTGCTGAGCTCGGCGCGCCTGCTGGGCGACGCTAGTGTGTCCTTCGCCGTCAACTGCGTGGCGGGCATCCGGGCCAATAGGGAGCGCATCGACAAGCTGATGAATGAGTCGCTAATGTTGGTGACGGCGCTCAACCCGCATATTGGTTACGACAAGGCGGCCGCCATCGCCAAGACGGCGCATAAGAAGGGTTCTACACTCAAGGCGGTGGCAGTGGAGTTGGGGTACCTCACAGAGGAGCAGTTCGACCAGTGGGTCAAGCCCGCTGAAATGCTGGGACCAAAGTAA